One Misgurnus anguillicaudatus chromosome 20, ASM2758022v2, whole genome shotgun sequence DNA segment encodes these proteins:
- the anp32e gene encoding acidic leucine-rich nuclear phosphoprotein 32 family member E → MEMKKRISLELRNKTPSEVAELVVDNCRSSDGEIEGLTDEFKELEFLSMVNVGLTSLAKLPSLPKLRKLELSDNNISGALEALAEKCPNLTYLNLSGNKIKELSTLEALQNLKNLKSLDLFNCEITTLEDYRESIFELLPQVTYLDGFDAEDNEAPDSEADDDDDDDDEEGAGQLGHYEDEDDDEEEEDEEGSEGGEVGLSYLMKEDIQDDEDDDDYVEEEEEEEGEEAAAGVKGEKRKRDAEDEGEDDDDDEDDD, encoded by the exons ATGGAGATGAAAAAGAGGATCAGTTTAGAGCTAAGGAACAAAACTCCATCAGAG GTAGCAGAATTGGTGGTGGATAACTGTCGCTCAAGCGACGGTGAGATTGAAGGCTTGACGGATGAGTTTAAGGAGCTGGAGTTCCTCAGCATGGTCAACGTGGGTCTGACTTCCCTGGCCAAACTTCCCTCACTGCCAAAACTGAGAAAG TTGGAGCTGAGTGATAATAACATCTCAGGGGCACTGGAGGCACTCGCAGAGAAATGCCCAAATTTGACGTACCTAAATTTGAGTGGCAACAAGATCAAAGAGCTCAGCACTCTGGAGGCCCTG CAAAACCTTAAGAACCTGAAGAGTTTGGACCTGTTTAACTGTGAGATCACAACATTGGAGGACTACAGGGAAAGCATCTTTGAACTGCTGCCTCAGGTCACATACCTGGATGGTTTTGATGCAGAAGACAATGAAGCTCCAGATTCTGAAGCTGATGATG atgatgatgacgatgatgaGGAAGGAGCTGGACAACTCGGGCATTATgaggatgaagatgatgatgaagaagaggaggaTGAGGAAGGCTCAGAGGGTGGAGAAGTTGGCCTGTCCTATCTAATGAAAGAAGACATCCAGGATGAC gaagatgatgatgactatgtagaagaggaagaggaggaagagggAGAAG AAGCAGCGGCTGGGGTCAAAGGAGAGAAGAGAAAAAGGGATGCTGAGGATGAAGGCGAAGATGATGACGATGATGAAGACGATGACTAA